A section of the Balearica regulorum gibbericeps isolate bBalReg1 chromosome 6, bBalReg1.pri, whole genome shotgun sequence genome encodes:
- the COL3A1 gene encoding collagen alpha-1(III) chain isoform X2: protein MMSFVQKVTLLILAVFQPSVILAQQDVVGCTHLGQAYADRDVWKPEPCQICVCDSGSVLCDDIICDDQELDCPNPEIPFGECCPVCPQTTPQPTRPPGPGIPGPKGDPGSPGVPGRNGAPGPPGQPGSPGAPGPPGICQSCPSINGGSGFPGPPGPSGPPGPPGHAGPPGSAGYQGSPGEPGQPGPPGPPGPVGMIGPVGPPGKDGEPGRPGRNGDRGIPGLPGHKGHPGMPGMPGMKGQRGFDGKDGAKGDSGAPGPKGETGLPGANGSPGQPGPRGPAGERGRPGNPGGPGTHGKDGSPGAAGPPGPPGPPGTAGFPGSPGFKGETGPPGPAGSSGSPGERGEPGPQGNAGPPGPQGPPGRAGSPGNKGEMGPSGIPGAPGLPGGRGLPGPPGTSGNPGAKGTPGEPGKNGAKGDPGPKGERGENGTPGAPGPPGEEGKRGANGEPGQNGVPGTPGERGSPGFRGLPGSNGLPGEKGPAGERGSPGPPGPSGPAGERGQDGGPGLPGMRGLPGIPGSPGSDGKPGPPGSQGESGRSGPPGPAGPRGQPGVMGFPGPKGNEGAPGKNGERGPGGPPGTPGPAGKNGDVGLPGPPGPTGASGERGEPGPSGPPGLQGLPGGPGPAGENGKPGEPGPKGDIGGPGFPGPKGENGIPGERGAQGPPGPAGARGGPGPAGSEGAKGPPGPPGAPGGTGLPGLQGMPGERGASGSPGPKGDKGEPGGKGADGLPGARGERGNVGPIGPPGPAGPPGDKGETGPAGAPGPMGSRGGPGERGEQGLPGPAGFPGAPGQNGEPGGKGERGPPGLRGEAGPPGAAGPQGGPGAPGPPGPQGTKGERGSPGGPGAAGFPGARGLPGPPGNTGSPGPPGNAGPAGKDGPAGPPGSAGSPGSPGPAGTRGEPGSPGEKGPPGARGERGLPGDPGPQGIVGGRGNTGLPGLRGPSGPPGMAGAKGEDGKPGSNGVPGERGAPGPQGPMGQRGLPGEPGRDGNPGSDGSPGRDGSPGGKGDRGESGSPGPPGPPGHPGPAGNNGAPGKAGERGFQGPPGPPGSAGPAGARGPAGPQGPRGDKGETGERGSNGIKGHRGFPGTPGLPGPPGPLGPQGAIGSPGASGARGPPGPAGPPGKDGTSGYPGPIGPPGPRGNRGESGPAGPPGQPGLPGPSGPPGPCCGGAAALGAGEKGPVGYGYEYRDEPKENDINLGDIISSMKSINNQIENIISPDGSRKNPARNCRDLKFCHPELKSGEYWIDPNQGCKMDAIKVYCNMETGETCLNANPSTVPRKNWWASESSGKKHVWFGESMNGGFQFSYGDSELPEDVSEVQLAFLRILSSRASQNITYHCKNSIGYMDQASGNVKKALKLMSSVESEIKAEGNSKFTYAVLEDGCTTHTGEWGKTVFEYRTRKTMRLPVVDIAPLDIGGPDQEFGVDIGPVCFL from the exons ttgtagGATGTACCCATCTTGGGCAGGCTTATGCTGACAGGGATGTTTGGAAACCAGAGCCGTGCCAAATCTGTGTGTGTGACTCAGGATCTGTTCTCTGCGATGACATCATCTGTGATGATCAGGAACTGGACTGTCCCAACCCAGAGATTCCCTTTGGAGAGTGCTGTCCAGTTTGTCCACAAACAACACCACAACCTACAAGA ccTCCTGGACCAGGCATCCCAGGCCCCAAAGGAGACCCT GGTTCTCCTGGAGTTCCAGGCAGAAATGGTGCCCCTGGCCCTCCAGGACAGCCAGGGAGTCCTGGAGCCCCTGGCCCCCCCGGGATCTGCCAGTCGTGTCCCAGTATAAATGGAGGT AGTGGCTTTCCAGGACCCCCTGGCCCCAGTGGCCCCCCTGGCCCACCTGGTCATGCAGGTCCCCCT GGCTCTGCTGGATACCAAGGTTCACCCGGAGAACCAGGACAACCTGGCCCTCCT GGACCTCCAGGCCCTGTTGGAATGATAGGCCCAGTTGGTCCACCAGGAAAAGAT GGAGAACCAGGAAGACCAGGCAGAAATGGAGACCGTGGAATCCCTGGATTACCG GGTCACAAGGGACACCCTGGGATGCCTGGGATGCCTGGGATGAAAGGTCAACGA GGTTTTGATGGAAAAGATGGTGCCAAAGGTGACAGCGGTGCTCCTGGTCCAAAG GGTGAAACTGGTCTTCCTGGAGCAAATGGATCACCGGGCCAACCG GGACCAAGAGGTCCAGCTGGTGAAAGAGGAAGACCTGGAAATCCTGGTGGCCCT GGTACCCATGGCAAAGACGGATCCCCGGGAGCAGCAGGCCCACCT GGTCCTCCAGGTCCCCCTGGAACTGCAGGATTTCCAGGCTCTCCAGGTTTTAAG GGTGAAACTGGtcctcctggtcctgctggttCCAGTGGTAGTcctggagagagaggagaaccTGGTCCTCAGGGTAATGCTGGGCCACCCGGGCCTCAG ggcCCTCCGGGAAGAGCTGGAAGCCCTGGCAACAAGGGTGAAATG GGACCTTCTGGTATTCCTGGTGCTCCTGGTCTGCCAGGAGGCCGTGGTCTTCCTGGTCCTCCAGGTACAAGTGGAAACCCTGGAGCAAAAGGCACGCCG ggAGAACCTGGTAAGAATGGTGCAAAAGGAGATCCAGGCCCAAAAGGCGAGCGT GGTGAAAACGGCACCCCAGGTGCTCCTGGACCTCCTGGTGAGGAAGGCAAAAGAGGTGCAAATGGTGAACCTGGACAGAATGGTGTACCTGGTACACCTGGAGAAAGG GGCTCCCCTGGCTTCCGTGGCTTACCTGGTAGCAATGGACTTCCAGGTGAAAAG GGTCCTGCAGGTGAACGTGGTAGTCCAGGTCCTCCTGGCCCTAGTGGACCCGCAGGAGAGCGTGGACAAGATGGAGGCCCAGGTCTTCCCGGAATGAGA GGTTTGCCTGGAATTCCCGGAAGCCCTGGAAGCGATGGGAAACCTGGCCCTCCA GGTAGTCAGGGTGAATCTGGCCGCTCTGGGCCACCTGGCCCCGCAGGCCCCCGTGGTCAGCCAGGTGTAATGGGTTTCCCTGGTCCTAAGGGCAATGAG GGTGCACCGGGTAAGAATGGAGAACGAGGCCCTGGTGGACCACCTGGAACACCT GGGCCTGCTGGGAAGAATGGTGATGTTGGCCTCCCAGGTCCTCCTGGACCTACT GGTGCTtctggggaaagaggagaaCCAGGACCATCAGGTCCACCCGGCCTCCAG GGCTTGCCTGGTGGACCAGGACCAGCTGGAGAGAATGGAAAGCCCGGAGAACCA GGGCCAAAAGGCGATATTGGAGGACCCGGATTCCCAGGCCCTAAG GGTGAAAATGGTATCCCAGGTGAACGTGGTGCACAGGGTCCTCCAGGACCTGCTGGAGCAAGAGGTGGACCAGGTCCTGCTGGCTCAGAAGGTGCCAAG GGTCCTCCTGGACCCCCTGGTGCCCCTGGAGGCACAGGGCTGCCTGGTTTACAGGGAATGCCAGGAGAAAGAGGAGCTTCTGGAAGTCCTGGACCAAAAGGAGATAAG GGAGAACCCGGTGGCAAAGGTGCTGATGGCCTTCCTGGTGCAAGAGGAGAGCGA gGTAACGTAGGTCCCATCGGtcctcctggtcctgctggcccGCCTGGAGATAAG GGAGAGACTGGTCCAGCAGGTGCCCCAGGTCCAATGGGTTCCCGTGGTGGTCCT GGTGAACGAGGAGAACAAGGTCTTCCTGGACCTGCTGGCTTCCCTGGAGCTCCA GGCCAAAATGGGGAACCtggtgggaaaggagaaagaggccCACCTGGTCTAAGAGGAGAGGCTGGACCCCCTGGAGCTGCAGGTCCACAAGGTGGTCCTGGTGCACCA GGTCCACCTGGTCCCCAAGGAACAAAAGGAGAACGTGGATCTCCTGGAGGCCCT GGTGCTGCTGGTTTCCCTGGTGCTCGTGGTCTACCTGGTCCCCCTGGTAACACC GGTAGTCCAGGTCCCCCTGGTAATGCAGGGCCTGCAGGCAAGGATGGGCCTGCCGGACCCCCTGGTAGTGCTGGTTCTCCTGGCAGTCCAGGACCTGCTGGAACAAGAGGTGAGCCTGGATCACCAGGCGAAAAAGGGCCACCAGGCGCACGAGGAGAAAGG GGGCTACCAGGAGATCCAGGTCCTCAAGGCATTGTTGGTGGCCGGGGTAACACAGGTTTGCCAGGTCTGCGTGGCCCGAGCGGTCCACCCGGTATGGCAGGCGCCAAG GGTGAAGATGGTAAACCAGGCAGCAACGGTGTCCCAGGAGAACGTGGTGCTCCTGGTCCACAAGGCCCTATGGGACAAAGAGGCTTGCCTGGAGAACCTGGCAGAGAT ggtAACCCTGGCTCAGATGGCTCACCTGGACGTGATGGATCCCCAGGAGGCAAA GGTGACCGTGGTGAAAGTGGCTCTCCTGGCCCTCCGGGACCTCCTGGTCACCCTGGACCTGCAGGTAACAACGGTGCACCTGGAAAAGCTGGCGAAAGAGGATTTCAG GGTCCACCTGGCCCTCCTGGCTCTGCGGGTCCTGCTGGTGCTCGTGGTCCTGCT GGTCCTCAAGGTCCTCGTGGTGATAAAGGTGAAACTGGTGAAAGAGGCAGCAACGGCATAAAGGGTCATAGAGGATTTCCTGGTACCCCTGGTCTCCCTGGTCCTCCT GGTCCCCTGGGTCCACAAGGCGCAATTGGAAGTCCAGGAGCTTCAGGTGCAAGG GGTCCCCCAGGCCCAGCTGGGCCGCCTGGAAAAGATGGTACAAGTGGCTATCCAGGTCCAATTGGTCCTCCTGGCCCTCGCGGTAACAGAGGTGAAAGCGGCCCTGCA GGTCCACCAGGACAGCCTGGTCTTCCTGGTCCTTCTGGTCCCCCTGGTCCATGTTGTGGTGGTGCAGCTGCCCTGGGTGCTGGTGAAAAAGGTCCAGTGGGCTACGGGTATGAATACCGAGATGAGCCAAAAGAAAATGATATCAATCTAGGTGACATCATATCTTCAATGAAATCAATTAACAACCAGATTGAAAACATCATTAGTCCTGATGGGTCACGGAAGAATCCAGCTCGTAACTGCAGAGATCTAAAATTCTGCCATCCTGAGCTCAAGAGTG GAGAGTACTGGATTGATCCTAACCAAGGCTGCAAGATGGATGCGATTAAAGTATACTGTAATATGGAAACTGGCGAGACATGCCTTAATGCTAACCCCAGCACCGTGCCAAGGAAAAACTGGTGGGCCAGTGAAAGCAGTGGAAAGAAACATGTTTGGTTTGGAGAATCTATGAATGGCGGTTTCCAG TTCAGCTACGGAGATTCTGAGCTTCCAGAGGATGTCTCGGAAGTTCAGCTGGCCTTCCTCCGCATCCTCTCCAGCCGTGCCTCCCAGAACATCACCTACCACTGCAAGAACAGCATTGGCTACATGGATCAAGCCAgtggaaatgttaaaaaagctCTGAAACTGATGAGCTCTGTGGAAAGTGAGATCAAGGCTGAAGGGAACAGCAAATTCACATATGCTGTTCTGGAAGATGGCTGTACT ACACACACTGGTGAATGGGGTAAAACAGTCTTTGAATACAGAACGCGCAAGACAATGAGGTTGCCTGTGGTTGATATCGCACCTTTAGATATTGGTGGTCCTGATCAGGAATTTGGCGTGGACATTGGCCCGGTCTGCTTCTTATAA
- the COL3A1 gene encoding collagen alpha-1(III) chain isoform X1 yields MMSFVQKVTLLILAVFQPSVILAQQDVVGCTHLGQAYADRDVWKPEPCQICVCDSGSVLCDDIICDDQELDCPNPEIPFGECCPVCPQTTPQPTRPPGPGIPGPKGDPGSPGVPGRNGAPGPPGQPGSPGAPGPPGICQSCPSINGGSFSPQYDSYDVKAGSVGIGYPQPISGFPGPPGPSGPPGPPGHAGPPGSAGYQGSPGEPGQPGPPGPPGPVGMIGPVGPPGKDGEPGRPGRNGDRGIPGLPGHKGHPGMPGMPGMKGQRGFDGKDGAKGDSGAPGPKGETGLPGANGSPGQPGPRGPAGERGRPGNPGGPGTHGKDGSPGAAGPPGPPGPPGTAGFPGSPGFKGETGPPGPAGSSGSPGERGEPGPQGNAGPPGPQGPPGRAGSPGNKGEMGPSGIPGAPGLPGGRGLPGPPGTSGNPGAKGTPGEPGKNGAKGDPGPKGERGENGTPGAPGPPGEEGKRGANGEPGQNGVPGTPGERGSPGFRGLPGSNGLPGEKGPAGERGSPGPPGPSGPAGERGQDGGPGLPGMRGLPGIPGSPGSDGKPGPPGSQGESGRSGPPGPAGPRGQPGVMGFPGPKGNEGAPGKNGERGPGGPPGTPGPAGKNGDVGLPGPPGPTGASGERGEPGPSGPPGLQGLPGGPGPAGENGKPGEPGPKGDIGGPGFPGPKGENGIPGERGAQGPPGPAGARGGPGPAGSEGAKGPPGPPGAPGGTGLPGLQGMPGERGASGSPGPKGDKGEPGGKGADGLPGARGERGNVGPIGPPGPAGPPGDKGETGPAGAPGPMGSRGGPGERGEQGLPGPAGFPGAPGQNGEPGGKGERGPPGLRGEAGPPGAAGPQGGPGAPGPPGPQGTKGERGSPGGPGAAGFPGARGLPGPPGNTGSPGPPGNAGPAGKDGPAGPPGSAGSPGSPGPAGTRGEPGSPGEKGPPGARGERGLPGDPGPQGIVGGRGNTGLPGLRGPSGPPGMAGAKGEDGKPGSNGVPGERGAPGPQGPMGQRGLPGEPGRDGNPGSDGSPGRDGSPGGKGDRGESGSPGPPGPPGHPGPAGNNGAPGKAGERGFQGPPGPPGSAGPAGARGPAGPQGPRGDKGETGERGSNGIKGHRGFPGTPGLPGPPGPLGPQGAIGSPGASGARGPPGPAGPPGKDGTSGYPGPIGPPGPRGNRGESGPAGPPGQPGLPGPSGPPGPCCGGAAALGAGEKGPVGYGYEYRDEPKENDINLGDIISSMKSINNQIENIISPDGSRKNPARNCRDLKFCHPELKSGEYWIDPNQGCKMDAIKVYCNMETGETCLNANPSTVPRKNWWASESSGKKHVWFGESMNGGFQFSYGDSELPEDVSEVQLAFLRILSSRASQNITYHCKNSIGYMDQASGNVKKALKLMSSVESEIKAEGNSKFTYAVLEDGCTTHTGEWGKTVFEYRTRKTMRLPVVDIAPLDIGGPDQEFGVDIGPVCFL; encoded by the exons ttgtagGATGTACCCATCTTGGGCAGGCTTATGCTGACAGGGATGTTTGGAAACCAGAGCCGTGCCAAATCTGTGTGTGTGACTCAGGATCTGTTCTCTGCGATGACATCATCTGTGATGATCAGGAACTGGACTGTCCCAACCCAGAGATTCCCTTTGGAGAGTGCTGTCCAGTTTGTCCACAAACAACACCACAACCTACAAGA ccTCCTGGACCAGGCATCCCAGGCCCCAAAGGAGACCCT GGTTCTCCTGGAGTTCCAGGCAGAAATGGTGCCCCTGGCCCTCCAGGACAGCCAGGGAGTCCTGGAGCCCCTGGCCCCCCCGGGATCTGCCAGTCGTGTCCCAGTATAAATGGAGGT AGTTTTTCTCCACAGTATGACTCCTATGATGTGAAGGCCGGTTCAGTTGGTATCGGTTACCCACAGCCCATT AGTGGCTTTCCAGGACCCCCTGGCCCCAGTGGCCCCCCTGGCCCACCTGGTCATGCAGGTCCCCCT GGCTCTGCTGGATACCAAGGTTCACCCGGAGAACCAGGACAACCTGGCCCTCCT GGACCTCCAGGCCCTGTTGGAATGATAGGCCCAGTTGGTCCACCAGGAAAAGAT GGAGAACCAGGAAGACCAGGCAGAAATGGAGACCGTGGAATCCCTGGATTACCG GGTCACAAGGGACACCCTGGGATGCCTGGGATGCCTGGGATGAAAGGTCAACGA GGTTTTGATGGAAAAGATGGTGCCAAAGGTGACAGCGGTGCTCCTGGTCCAAAG GGTGAAACTGGTCTTCCTGGAGCAAATGGATCACCGGGCCAACCG GGACCAAGAGGTCCAGCTGGTGAAAGAGGAAGACCTGGAAATCCTGGTGGCCCT GGTACCCATGGCAAAGACGGATCCCCGGGAGCAGCAGGCCCACCT GGTCCTCCAGGTCCCCCTGGAACTGCAGGATTTCCAGGCTCTCCAGGTTTTAAG GGTGAAACTGGtcctcctggtcctgctggttCCAGTGGTAGTcctggagagagaggagaaccTGGTCCTCAGGGTAATGCTGGGCCACCCGGGCCTCAG ggcCCTCCGGGAAGAGCTGGAAGCCCTGGCAACAAGGGTGAAATG GGACCTTCTGGTATTCCTGGTGCTCCTGGTCTGCCAGGAGGCCGTGGTCTTCCTGGTCCTCCAGGTACAAGTGGAAACCCTGGAGCAAAAGGCACGCCG ggAGAACCTGGTAAGAATGGTGCAAAAGGAGATCCAGGCCCAAAAGGCGAGCGT GGTGAAAACGGCACCCCAGGTGCTCCTGGACCTCCTGGTGAGGAAGGCAAAAGAGGTGCAAATGGTGAACCTGGACAGAATGGTGTACCTGGTACACCTGGAGAAAGG GGCTCCCCTGGCTTCCGTGGCTTACCTGGTAGCAATGGACTTCCAGGTGAAAAG GGTCCTGCAGGTGAACGTGGTAGTCCAGGTCCTCCTGGCCCTAGTGGACCCGCAGGAGAGCGTGGACAAGATGGAGGCCCAGGTCTTCCCGGAATGAGA GGTTTGCCTGGAATTCCCGGAAGCCCTGGAAGCGATGGGAAACCTGGCCCTCCA GGTAGTCAGGGTGAATCTGGCCGCTCTGGGCCACCTGGCCCCGCAGGCCCCCGTGGTCAGCCAGGTGTAATGGGTTTCCCTGGTCCTAAGGGCAATGAG GGTGCACCGGGTAAGAATGGAGAACGAGGCCCTGGTGGACCACCTGGAACACCT GGGCCTGCTGGGAAGAATGGTGATGTTGGCCTCCCAGGTCCTCCTGGACCTACT GGTGCTtctggggaaagaggagaaCCAGGACCATCAGGTCCACCCGGCCTCCAG GGCTTGCCTGGTGGACCAGGACCAGCTGGAGAGAATGGAAAGCCCGGAGAACCA GGGCCAAAAGGCGATATTGGAGGACCCGGATTCCCAGGCCCTAAG GGTGAAAATGGTATCCCAGGTGAACGTGGTGCACAGGGTCCTCCAGGACCTGCTGGAGCAAGAGGTGGACCAGGTCCTGCTGGCTCAGAAGGTGCCAAG GGTCCTCCTGGACCCCCTGGTGCCCCTGGAGGCACAGGGCTGCCTGGTTTACAGGGAATGCCAGGAGAAAGAGGAGCTTCTGGAAGTCCTGGACCAAAAGGAGATAAG GGAGAACCCGGTGGCAAAGGTGCTGATGGCCTTCCTGGTGCAAGAGGAGAGCGA gGTAACGTAGGTCCCATCGGtcctcctggtcctgctggcccGCCTGGAGATAAG GGAGAGACTGGTCCAGCAGGTGCCCCAGGTCCAATGGGTTCCCGTGGTGGTCCT GGTGAACGAGGAGAACAAGGTCTTCCTGGACCTGCTGGCTTCCCTGGAGCTCCA GGCCAAAATGGGGAACCtggtgggaaaggagaaagaggccCACCTGGTCTAAGAGGAGAGGCTGGACCCCCTGGAGCTGCAGGTCCACAAGGTGGTCCTGGTGCACCA GGTCCACCTGGTCCCCAAGGAACAAAAGGAGAACGTGGATCTCCTGGAGGCCCT GGTGCTGCTGGTTTCCCTGGTGCTCGTGGTCTACCTGGTCCCCCTGGTAACACC GGTAGTCCAGGTCCCCCTGGTAATGCAGGGCCTGCAGGCAAGGATGGGCCTGCCGGACCCCCTGGTAGTGCTGGTTCTCCTGGCAGTCCAGGACCTGCTGGAACAAGAGGTGAGCCTGGATCACCAGGCGAAAAAGGGCCACCAGGCGCACGAGGAGAAAGG GGGCTACCAGGAGATCCAGGTCCTCAAGGCATTGTTGGTGGCCGGGGTAACACAGGTTTGCCAGGTCTGCGTGGCCCGAGCGGTCCACCCGGTATGGCAGGCGCCAAG GGTGAAGATGGTAAACCAGGCAGCAACGGTGTCCCAGGAGAACGTGGTGCTCCTGGTCCACAAGGCCCTATGGGACAAAGAGGCTTGCCTGGAGAACCTGGCAGAGAT ggtAACCCTGGCTCAGATGGCTCACCTGGACGTGATGGATCCCCAGGAGGCAAA GGTGACCGTGGTGAAAGTGGCTCTCCTGGCCCTCCGGGACCTCCTGGTCACCCTGGACCTGCAGGTAACAACGGTGCACCTGGAAAAGCTGGCGAAAGAGGATTTCAG GGTCCACCTGGCCCTCCTGGCTCTGCGGGTCCTGCTGGTGCTCGTGGTCCTGCT GGTCCTCAAGGTCCTCGTGGTGATAAAGGTGAAACTGGTGAAAGAGGCAGCAACGGCATAAAGGGTCATAGAGGATTTCCTGGTACCCCTGGTCTCCCTGGTCCTCCT GGTCCCCTGGGTCCACAAGGCGCAATTGGAAGTCCAGGAGCTTCAGGTGCAAGG GGTCCCCCAGGCCCAGCTGGGCCGCCTGGAAAAGATGGTACAAGTGGCTATCCAGGTCCAATTGGTCCTCCTGGCCCTCGCGGTAACAGAGGTGAAAGCGGCCCTGCA GGTCCACCAGGACAGCCTGGTCTTCCTGGTCCTTCTGGTCCCCCTGGTCCATGTTGTGGTGGTGCAGCTGCCCTGGGTGCTGGTGAAAAAGGTCCAGTGGGCTACGGGTATGAATACCGAGATGAGCCAAAAGAAAATGATATCAATCTAGGTGACATCATATCTTCAATGAAATCAATTAACAACCAGATTGAAAACATCATTAGTCCTGATGGGTCACGGAAGAATCCAGCTCGTAACTGCAGAGATCTAAAATTCTGCCATCCTGAGCTCAAGAGTG GAGAGTACTGGATTGATCCTAACCAAGGCTGCAAGATGGATGCGATTAAAGTATACTGTAATATGGAAACTGGCGAGACATGCCTTAATGCTAACCCCAGCACCGTGCCAAGGAAAAACTGGTGGGCCAGTGAAAGCAGTGGAAAGAAACATGTTTGGTTTGGAGAATCTATGAATGGCGGTTTCCAG TTCAGCTACGGAGATTCTGAGCTTCCAGAGGATGTCTCGGAAGTTCAGCTGGCCTTCCTCCGCATCCTCTCCAGCCGTGCCTCCCAGAACATCACCTACCACTGCAAGAACAGCATTGGCTACATGGATCAAGCCAgtggaaatgttaaaaaagctCTGAAACTGATGAGCTCTGTGGAAAGTGAGATCAAGGCTGAAGGGAACAGCAAATTCACATATGCTGTTCTGGAAGATGGCTGTACT ACACACACTGGTGAATGGGGTAAAACAGTCTTTGAATACAGAACGCGCAAGACAATGAGGTTGCCTGTGGTTGATATCGCACCTTTAGATATTGGTGGTCCTGATCAGGAATTTGGCGTGGACATTGGCCCGGTCTGCTTCTTATAA